One stretch of Arachis duranensis cultivar V14167 chromosome 1, aradu.V14167.gnm2.J7QH, whole genome shotgun sequence DNA includes these proteins:
- the LOC107493286 gene encoding phosphomethylpyrimidine synthase, chloroplastic isoform X1, whose product MASLHANVTSVVCKSGNNASQPKFPSTTFLPGFDVAGCISSAWKKELVPSYVASIPRATLTFDPQTTNSDKTKQKKHTVDPASPDFQPLPSFEQCFPKSTKEYREVIHEGTSHVLRVPFRRVHLSGDEGHFDNYDTSGPQNISPSIGLPKLRAQWVDRREKLGTPRFTQMYYAKQGIITEEMLYCATREKLDPEFVRSEVARGRAIIPSNKKHLELEPMIVGRNFLVKVNANIGNSAVASSIEEEVYKVQWATMWGADTVMDLSTGRHIHETREWILRNSPVPVGTVPIYQALEKVNGIAENLSWEVFRDTLIEQAEQGVDYFTIHAGVLLRYIPLTAKRMTGIVSRGGSIHAKWCLAYHKENFAYEHWDEILDICNQYDIALSIGDGLRPGSIYDANDTAQFAELLTQGELTRRAWEKDVQVMNEGPGHIPMHKIPENMQKQLEWCNEAPFYTLGPLTTDIAPGYDHITSAIGAANIGALGTALLCYVTPKEHLGLPNRDDVKTGVISYKIAAHAADLAKGHPHAQAWDDALSKARFEFRWMDQFALSLDPMTAMSFHDETLPSEGAKVAHFCSMCGPKFCSMKITEDVRKYAEQHGYGDAEEALKRGMDAMSAEFLAAKKTISGEQHGEAGGEIYLPATYLNSKERTI is encoded by the exons ATGGCATCCTTGCATGCCAATGTGACATCAGTTGTTTGCAAAAGTGGCAACAATGCTTCTCAACCGAAGTTCCCAAGTACTACATTTTTGCCTGGGTTTGATGTAGCTGGATGCATTTCAAGTGCTTGGAAGAAGGAACTTGTCCCTTCTTACGTGGCTTCGATACCTAGAGCAACATTAACATTTGATCCTCAAACAACCAATTCGGACAAAACCAAACAAAAGAAGCACACCGTTGACCCTGCTTCCCCCGATTTTCAGCCTCTTCCTTCCTTTGAACAGTGCTTTCCTAAGAGCACGAAAGAATACAG GGAAGTCATTCATGAAGGAACTAGTCATGTGCTCAGAGTTCCATTTCGACGAGTTCACCTCTCTGGGGATGAAGGACACTTTGATAACTATGATACAAGCGGTCCCCAAAATATAAGCCCAAGTATTG GACTCCCCAAGTTGCGCGCACAGTGGGTTGATAGGAGAGAGAAACTTGGTACACCAAGATTCACTCAAATGTACTATGCTAAGCAAGGGATCATTACTGAGGAGATGCTTTATTGTGCCACTCGTGAGAAGCTTGACCCGGAGTTTGTGAGGTCAGAAGTTGCTCGTGGACGAGCTATCATCCCGTCCAACAAGAAGCACTTGGAGTTGGAGCCTATGATAGTTGGAAGAAATTTCTTGGTGAAGGTAAATGCAAACATTGGAAATTCTGCAGTTGCTAGCTCTATCGAAGAGGAAGTTTACAAGGTTCAGTGGGCAACTATGTGGGGAGCCGACACAGTCATGGACCTCTCAACAGGTCGCCATATCCATGAAACTCGTGAGTGGATCTTGCGCAACTCCCCCGTGCCAGTTGGGACCGTACCTATTTATCAAGCACTTGAAAAAGTTAACGGCATTGCTGAAAACCTTAGCTGGGAGGTTTTCAGGGATACACTGATTGAACAAGCCGAGCAGGGTGTTGATTACTTCACTATCCATGCTGGTGTTCTACTTAGGTACATTCCCTTAACAGCGAAACGCATGACAGGAATAGTTTCCAGAGGAGGATCCATTCATGCAAAGTGGTGCCTTGCTTATCACAAAGAGAATTTTGCTTATGAGCATTGGGACGAAATACTTGACATCTGCAATCAGTATGATATAGCACTATCCATTGGTGATGGGCTAAGACCTGGCTCCATATATGATGCGAATGACACCGCTCAATTTGCTGAGCTCTTGACGCAAGGAGAACTGACACGTAGAGCATGGGAAAAGGATGTTCAG GTGATGAATGAAGGACCTGGACATATTCCAATGCACAAGATTCCTGAAAACATGCAGAAGCAGCTAGAATGGTGTAATGAAGCACCCTTCTATACTCTTGGTCCACTAACAACTGATATTGCCCCTGGTTATGATCACATTACCTCTGCTATTGGTGCTGCCAATATCGGGGCACTTGGTACAGCTCTTCTTTGCTATGTAACTCCAAAAGAACATCTCGGTCTACCAAATCGTGATGATGTGAAGACCGGAGTTATATCTTACAAGATAGCTGCTCATGCTGCTGACTTAGCAAAGGGTCATCCACATGCTCAAGCATGGGATGATGCACTGAGTAAGGCAAGATTTGAATTCCGATGGATGGATCAGTTTGCTTTGTCTTTGGATCCAATGACGGCCATGTCCTTCCATGATGAAACATTGCCATCTGAAGGCGCAAAGGTAGCCCATTTCTGCTCTATGTGTGGCCCCAAATTCTGCTCTATGAAGATAACCGAGGATGTCAGGAAGTATGCTGAGCAACATGGCTATGGCGACGCCGAGGAGGCTTTGAAGCGTGGAATGGATGCTATGAGTGCTGAATTTCTAGCTGCCAAGAAAACTATCAGTGGGGAGCAGCATGGTGAAGCTGGTGGAGAGATTTACTTGCCAGCAACATACCTAAATTCCAAAGAGAG GACTATATAA
- the LOC107472365 gene encoding uncharacterized protein LOC107472365: protein MASEESFVVLVHHRGSIKRKTRSGVKFTDKDPLCIIVKPTTRYEDLVSSVLLKLGLEGVKRVKKFFYCIPITVLQETVMYDCFTVGSNEDLQVMFHCRRQFPEVRTRTVGKCAAPAGVGDGLLDDPEDDDVEPNMIVDDNGDDVGASEPAGAGGGSSSGTQQYPPHFSSLDLDAMRQEDKEEALLSVKTYSIRRGVQYKVVECDYHRYVGKCFEFENGCTWLIRLSLRQHKGLWEVKRYNGLHTCFATSISSDHRSLDYHVILAFIMPMVRADASIIIKVLLNATAAHFGFRPTYRRVWLVKQKAVALIYGEWDDSYNELPRWVLGVQLTMSGTVAVLRTSTVRVGG, encoded by the exons atggctagtgaggagagtttCGTAGTGTTGGTTCACCACAGAGGATCCATTAAGAGGAAAACTCGTTCcggtgtgaagttcactgataaGGATCCTCTCTGTATTATTGTCAAGCCTACGACGAGGTATGAGGACCTTGTTAGCTCTGTACTGCTGAAACTTGGTCTAGAAGGTGTGAAACGGGTTAAGAAGTTTTTCTATTGCATTCCAATCACGGTGCTCCAGGAAACCGTAATGTATGATTGTTTCACGGTCGGCAGTAATGAGGACTTGCAGGTCATGTTTCATTGTCGCCGGCAGTTTCCAGAGGTGAGGACCAGAACTGTTGGCAAA TGTGCTGCACCGGCTGGGGTTGGAGATGGATTGTTGGATGATCCAGAGGACGATGATGTCGAGCCGAATATGATTGTTGATGACAATGGCGATGATGTCGGAGCAAGTGAGCCTGCTGGGGCAGGCGGTGGTTCTAGCTCTGGCACACAGCAGTACCCTCCACATTTTTCCTCTTTGGACTTGGATGCCATGAGGCAGGAG GATAAAGAAGAGGCCTTGTTAAGTGTGAAGACTTACAGCATCCGTCGAGGGGTACAGTACAAGGTCGTGGAGTGTGACTATCACCGTTATGTGGGCAAGTGTTTTGAGTTCGAgaatgggtgcacatggttgattcggCTGAGTCTCCGACAGCACAAGGGCCTTTGGGAGGTCAAACGGTACAACGGACTGCATACGTGTTTcgccacctccatctccagcGACCACAGGAGTTTAGATTACCATGTGATATTGGCATTCATTATGCCAATGGTTAGGGCTGATGCATCTATCATCATCAAGGTTCTCCTAAATGCCACTGCCGCACATTTTGGGTTTAGGCCGACGTACAGGAGGGTCTGGTTGGTCAAGCAGAAGGCTGTTGCCCTCATCTATGGTGAGTGGGATGATTCGTACAACGAGCTCCCCAGGTGGGTGTTAGGAGTCCAGTTGACGATGTCTGGTACTGTTGCAGTCCTAAGGACGAGTACTGTTCGTGTCGGTGGATAG
- the LOC107493286 gene encoding phosphomethylpyrimidine synthase, chloroplastic isoform X2 has translation MASLHANVTSVVCKSGNNASQPKFPSTTFLPGFDVAGCISSAWKKELVPSYVASIPRATLTFDPQTTNSDKTKQKKHTVDPASPDFQPLPSFEQCFPKSTKEYREVIHEGTSHVLRVPFRRVHLSGDEGHFDNYDTSGPQNISPSIGLPKLRAQWVDRREKLGTPRFTQMYYAKQGIITEEMLYCATREKLDPEFVRSEVARGRAIIPSNKKHLELEPMIVGRNFLVKVNANIGNSAVASSIEEEVYKVQWATMWGADTVMDLSTGRHIHETREWILRNSPVPVGTVPIYQALEKVNGIAENLSWEVFRDTLIEQAEQGVDYFTIHAGVLLRYIPLTAKRMTGIVSRGGSIHAKWCLAYHKENFAYEHWDEILDICNQYDIALSIGDGLRPGSIYDANDTAQFAELLTQGELTRRAWEKDVQVMNEGPGHIPMHKIPENMQKQLEWCNEAPFYTLGPLTTDIAPGYDHITSAIGAANIGALGTALLCYVTPKEHLGLPNRDDVKTGVISYKIAAHAADLAKGHPHAQAWDDALSKARFEFRWMDQFALSLDPMTAMSFHDETLPSEGAKVAHFCSMCGPKFCSMKITEDVRKYAEQHGYGDAEEALKRGMDAMSAEFLAAKKTISGEQHGEAGGEIYLPATYLNSKER, from the exons ATGGCATCCTTGCATGCCAATGTGACATCAGTTGTTTGCAAAAGTGGCAACAATGCTTCTCAACCGAAGTTCCCAAGTACTACATTTTTGCCTGGGTTTGATGTAGCTGGATGCATTTCAAGTGCTTGGAAGAAGGAACTTGTCCCTTCTTACGTGGCTTCGATACCTAGAGCAACATTAACATTTGATCCTCAAACAACCAATTCGGACAAAACCAAACAAAAGAAGCACACCGTTGACCCTGCTTCCCCCGATTTTCAGCCTCTTCCTTCCTTTGAACAGTGCTTTCCTAAGAGCACGAAAGAATACAG GGAAGTCATTCATGAAGGAACTAGTCATGTGCTCAGAGTTCCATTTCGACGAGTTCACCTCTCTGGGGATGAAGGACACTTTGATAACTATGATACAAGCGGTCCCCAAAATATAAGCCCAAGTATTG GACTCCCCAAGTTGCGCGCACAGTGGGTTGATAGGAGAGAGAAACTTGGTACACCAAGATTCACTCAAATGTACTATGCTAAGCAAGGGATCATTACTGAGGAGATGCTTTATTGTGCCACTCGTGAGAAGCTTGACCCGGAGTTTGTGAGGTCAGAAGTTGCTCGTGGACGAGCTATCATCCCGTCCAACAAGAAGCACTTGGAGTTGGAGCCTATGATAGTTGGAAGAAATTTCTTGGTGAAGGTAAATGCAAACATTGGAAATTCTGCAGTTGCTAGCTCTATCGAAGAGGAAGTTTACAAGGTTCAGTGGGCAACTATGTGGGGAGCCGACACAGTCATGGACCTCTCAACAGGTCGCCATATCCATGAAACTCGTGAGTGGATCTTGCGCAACTCCCCCGTGCCAGTTGGGACCGTACCTATTTATCAAGCACTTGAAAAAGTTAACGGCATTGCTGAAAACCTTAGCTGGGAGGTTTTCAGGGATACACTGATTGAACAAGCCGAGCAGGGTGTTGATTACTTCACTATCCATGCTGGTGTTCTACTTAGGTACATTCCCTTAACAGCGAAACGCATGACAGGAATAGTTTCCAGAGGAGGATCCATTCATGCAAAGTGGTGCCTTGCTTATCACAAAGAGAATTTTGCTTATGAGCATTGGGACGAAATACTTGACATCTGCAATCAGTATGATATAGCACTATCCATTGGTGATGGGCTAAGACCTGGCTCCATATATGATGCGAATGACACCGCTCAATTTGCTGAGCTCTTGACGCAAGGAGAACTGACACGTAGAGCATGGGAAAAGGATGTTCAG GTGATGAATGAAGGACCTGGACATATTCCAATGCACAAGATTCCTGAAAACATGCAGAAGCAGCTAGAATGGTGTAATGAAGCACCCTTCTATACTCTTGGTCCACTAACAACTGATATTGCCCCTGGTTATGATCACATTACCTCTGCTATTGGTGCTGCCAATATCGGGGCACTTGGTACAGCTCTTCTTTGCTATGTAACTCCAAAAGAACATCTCGGTCTACCAAATCGTGATGATGTGAAGACCGGAGTTATATCTTACAAGATAGCTGCTCATGCTGCTGACTTAGCAAAGGGTCATCCACATGCTCAAGCATGGGATGATGCACTGAGTAAGGCAAGATTTGAATTCCGATGGATGGATCAGTTTGCTTTGTCTTTGGATCCAATGACGGCCATGTCCTTCCATGATGAAACATTGCCATCTGAAGGCGCAAAGGTAGCCCATTTCTGCTCTATGTGTGGCCCCAAATTCTGCTCTATGAAGATAACCGAGGATGTCAGGAAGTATGCTGAGCAACATGGCTATGGCGACGCCGAGGAGGCTTTGAAGCGTGGAATGGATGCTATGAGTGCTGAATTTCTAGCTGCCAAGAAAACTATCAGTGGGGAGCAGCATGGTGAAGCTGGTGGAGAGATTTACTTGCCAGCAACATACCTAAATTCCAAAGAGAGGTGA